A single window of Xylocopa sonorina isolate GNS202 chromosome 5, iyXylSono1_principal, whole genome shotgun sequence DNA harbors:
- the LOC143424029 gene encoding uncharacterized protein LOC143424029, giving the protein MQENCDFQTALLQKKHSAEMKLDTEASIASSMEIEIEKSLVKDSSVALGACSTILPDVSTRTEEEFEKNERILDQQTSLIEFTADSIPEVDNEDDSNWLSYFDCNAIFDVTCENLSYYNSTKAEKDSGSDFDDTLMFDDAEEGEPLVSDENDRCFTNSCRQQPFENACKENCDSVYQIIDNSDDPVVTDKISATDFCSPDEQKGAKNIDVKVDEENVEHSEQSEEINNSVVTSNEEEVGGSKLERKISDRFNLSSDSDEDGEQNLVYSSSTVNISDYFKFRDSMKEPKLEATLNQPNRAILSNVEANERAASEEKDKSTEDRNVEETRTEGNLFSSTGDTCLYEEKETKNIQLNSPVEYLEKLAQITESRNPKTEEEVRETLQKIAESKAEIENRKNEALNDLSMEFDKIDKLVSETRSDEVYTSESDASVDETEGKIDDIEMPLTKDQIAKDFKSKNSRWDVDEMEKRCAESLQECVQVISKKVEIGEEPIQDEGKSENLNYDIDKPEASKKNNGRKSAEATVNGIIKDVIDDTEDSLFWQFGREPGRTYIRGKVYDFDEKKHGVRMTEDFLKKHCKTNRLYQTPYLNDVLYLHFKGFSFIENLEKYTGLKCLWLENNGIREIANLENQSELRCLYLQNNLINRIENLDYLTRLDTLNLSYNTIRRIENLDSLKFLNTLNLSHNYLQNTDDIEHLRLLDSLSVLDISHNRIDTGEVVNILGDMKELRVAYLLGNPVLKAIKFYRKTMILKCKNLRYLDDRPVFPRDRACAEAWMRGGPDEEVAERKRWIEAEQKKINDSVQAQINKRKLYKPVVTSKKEPEDKKKTKEDEEEVARRTVVCTSNELLHLEKKKKSDAPLEHSSSSSASSSSDEEAENARVYDGMGQKGIEKSDGRKPMAEEGRKASPGIGREILLPWKTEVYTSAKPRKLMEEVQRMEEYVAGDAERKRIGREILEERKSVDDPSGGYALGRELVHYEQLILNTSNQTKSTTVCCQQGKNDIKEEKELLKSTSVSCDIVLSKSKENIYVEELVNSIKNENSSNDSSDNYQRNDNPHPLSSQLTSIREDMKNFCSGMDKFVEENKIVFENGDVKRFWDEKKVINSATKSKSNDESEEIMSSVIMEEKRRNQPTEKWWNTKERKSKVKEILQKREEEVQRSRNINKIEIIDDDKRNVSNSRGETKETKEDLMSQGVYDLLNLKTSPKILLNDIKIYPENEDDSIFCTPVKEVEKEERFLGAFDSLFDEIKRTKENVVKSKETSKPISCQDLLTIEEENEGVEEVVQFPSNTDIISSNVNSSKLSSDQKMIKKGSIRTEILEVNPVNSTDDDESDNESVKTVINTYEKSIETNAEIIVQKTKPKIIQVLNMQSQSDVTSLHDGKSIQSSKLYKRIHDREHVDADNKKSCLIQETDTKKDYDNKENTSDLYDRFGQHLIKEATNFIKKESPSVLHNESIAQLLIPPEIGVNPSNECANLYQQFCKHLERMNMNGKKLLIEPDFMKDNKEKSEEKKCDVSLREKKQLNDKQTKPLVEIFSENPRNIENLVEKPKEPPVAVAESIAMDAALRSKILTSMNAPKSEEQRERGKKSANKLIKISREAMAKGKSLIEQSFTSYNQQLHFNDSRRFFMDLLKEEPVKEAENIVDPTKTIEKMDKNIADTLQNSVVKIENAARLSSLDDDGNVDNEVYDIENRNVGRLMKSLEMQIVQQK; this is encoded by the exons ATGCAGGAGAACTGTGATTTTCAGACTGCTTTGCTGCAGAAGAAACATTCAGCTGAAATGAAACTCGACACCGAAGCAAGTATTGCCTCCTCGATGGAAATAgagattgaaaaatcg CTGGTCAAAGATTCCTCGGTAGCTCTCGGAGCCTGTTCCACCATATTACCAGACGTTTCAACGAGGACAGAGGAGGAATTCGAAAAAAACGAACGGATTTTAGACCAACAAACATCCCTGATCGAATTCACAGCAGATTCAATACCGGAAGTCGATAACGAAGATGATTCAAACTGGCTGTCGTACTTCGACTGCAACGCCATTTTCGACGTCACCTGTGAAAATCTGTCTTATTACAATTCGACCAAGGCTGAGAAGGACAGCGGCAGCGATTTCGACGACACGCTGATGTTCGACGACGCTGAAGAGGGTGAGCCTCTGGTTTCAGACGAGAACGATAGATGTTTCACAAACTCTTGTCGCCAGCAGCCGTTCGAAAACGCCTGCAAAGAGAACTGTGACAGCGTTTATCAAATAATAGACAATTCTGACGATCCTGTAGTGACTGATAAAATTTCTGCGACCGATTTCTGCAGTCCCGATGAACAAAAGGGTGCGAAGAATATCGATGTAAAAGTCGACGAGGAAAATGTTGAACACAGCGAACAGTCGGAAGAGATAAATAATTCTGTTGTTACCAGTAATGAAGAAGAGGTGGGAGGATCGAAGCTGGAGCGTAAGATATCGGATAGGTTCAACTTGTCGAGTGATTCGGACGAAGACGGCGAACAGAATCTCGTTTATTCTTCTTCTACTGTGAATATTTCAGATTATTTTAAATTCAGAGACAGCATGAAAGAACCGAAGCTCGAAGCAACTTTGAATCAACCAAACAGAGCAATTTTGTCTAACGTGGAAGCAAATGAACGTGCAGCCAGCGAAGAGAAAGACAAATCAACGGAAGATCGGAATGTAGAAGAAACAAGGACAGAGGGAAATTTGTTTAGCTCCACTGGTGATACGTGTCTGTATGaagagaaagaaacgaaaaacATTCAGTTAAATTCTCCGGTGGAGTATCTGGAGAAGCTAGCTCAAATTACGGAATCGCGTAATCCGAAAACCGAAGAAGAGGTTCGAGAAACGTTGCAGAAAATCGCCGAGAGCAAAGCAGAGATAGAGAACAGGAAGAACGAGGCTCTGAACGATTTGTCGATGGAATTCGATAAAATTGACAAGTTGGTATCGGAAACAAGATCAGACGAGGTCTACACTAGTGAATCTGACGCAAGTGTGGATGAAACGGAGGGAAAGATCGATGACATCGAAATGCCTTTGACGAAGGATCAAATAGCTAAAGATTTTAAATCGAAAAACAGTCGATGGGACGTGGATGAAATGGAGAAACGGTGTGCAGAATCGTTACAGGAATGTGTTCAGGTTATCTCCAAGAAAGTAGAAATTGGGGAAGAACCGATTCAGGATGAAGGAAAATCAGAAAATCTTAATTACGATATTGATAAGCCAGAAGCTTCGAAAAAAAATAATGGGAGAAAATCAGCGGAAGCGACGGTCAATGGAATTATCAAAGACGTAATCGATGACACCGAGGACTCTCTTTTTTGGCAATTTGGAAGGGAACCAGGAAGAACGTATATTCGGGGAAAGGTTTACGATTTCGACGAGAAGAAGCACGGCGTCAG AATGACGGAAGATTTTCTGAAGAAGCATTGTAAAACGAACAGGCTTTATCAAACTCCTTATTTGAACGACGTGCTGTATCTCCACTTCAAAG GTTTCTCTTTCATCGAGAACCTAGAGAAATACACAGGCTTGAAGTGTTTGTGGCTGGAGAACAACGGTATCCGGGAGATCGCCAATTTGGAGAATCAGAGCGAGCTAAGGTGTCTGTATTTACAGAACAACCTGATCAACAGAATCGAGAACCTCGATTATCTCACGCGGCTGGACACTCTGAACCTTTCGTACAACACTATACGGAGGATTGAGAATCTCG ATAGCCTGAAGTTCCTGAATACTCTAAACCTGTCGCACAACTACTTACAAAACACTGATGACATTGAGCATCTCCGGTTGCTGGACAGCCTCTCTGTACTGGATATTTCTCACAACAGGATAGACACTGGCGAAGTTGTTAAT ATTCTAGGGGATATGAAAGAATTACGCGTGGCGTATCTGCTTGGCAATCCAGTTCTGAAGGCAATCAAATTCTATCGCAAGACGATGATCCTGAAATGCAAAAATTTGCGATACCTAGATGACAGACCAGTATTTCCAAGGGATCGGGCCTGCGCCGAGGCTTG GATGCGAGGAGGACCCGACGAAGAAGTAGCTGAGAGGAAACGGTGGATCGAGGCGGAGCAGAAGAAAATCAATGATAGCGTGCAAG CCCAGATAAACAAAAGGAAGCTCTACAAACCGGTCGTGACATCCAAAAAGGAGCCGGAGGAtaagaagaagacgaaggaagacgaagaagaagtagCCAGGCGCACGGTTGTCTGCACGAGCAACGAGCTG CTCCACctggagaagaagaaaaagtcgGACGCCCCACTCGAACACTCCAGCAGCTCCTCCGCGTCCTCGTCATCGGACGAAGAGGCGGAGAACGCCCGGGTGTACGATGGAATGGGACAAAAAGGAATCGAGAAAAGCGACGGAAGGAAGCCAATGGCGGAGGAAGGAAGAAAAGCGTCCCCGGGGATAGGCAGAGAAATTTTGTTGCCCTGGAAAACCGAG GTTTATACGAGTGCAAAGCCTCGAAAGTTGATGGAAGAGGTACAACGGATGGAAGAATACGTGGCAGGCGACGCGGAACGGAAGAGAATCGGAAGGGAAATTTTGGAGGAACGAAAAAGCGTCGACGATCCATCAGGTGGTTATGCTTTGGGAAGAGAATTGGTCCATTACGAGCAACTGATCCTGAATACGAGCAACCAGACCAAAAGTACTACAGTGTGTTGTCAACAGGGAAAGAACGATA ttaaagaagaaaaagaattacTTAAAAGTACCTCCGTCTCTTGTGATATCGTCCTCTCAAAAAGCAAAGAAAATATATACGTAGAGGAACTTGTAAACAgtataaaaaatgaaaattcgAGTAACGACAGCTCGGATAATTATCAAAGAAATGATAATCCACATCCTTTGAGCAGTCAGTTGACTAGCATTAGAGAGGATATGAAGAACTTCTGCTCTGGAATGGACAAATTTGTGGAAGAAAATAAGATCGTGTTCGAAAATGGGGACGTGAAGAGATTCTGGGATGAAAAAAAGGTAATAAACTCTGCAACTAAATCTAAATCAAATGATGAAAGCGAAGAGATCATGTCATCTGTAATAatggaagaaaaaagaagaaatcaaCCAACAGAAAAGTGGTGGAACACGAAGGAAAGGAAATCGAAGGTGAAGGAAATCTTACAAAAGCGGGAAGAGGAGGTTCAAAGGTCACGAAATATTAATAAGATCGAGATTATTGACGACGATAAAAGAAATGTTTCTAACAGTAGAGGGGAGACTAAAGAAACGAAAGAAGATTTGATGTCGCAAGGCGTGTATGATTTATTAAATCTAAAAACGTCTCCTAAAATTTTATTAAACGATATCAAAATATACCCTGAAAATGAAGATGATTCTATATTTTGTACGCCCGTAAAAGAAGTAGAAAAGGAGGAACGATTCTTGGGTGCGTTCGATTCACTCTTCGACGAAATTAAGCGTACAAAAGAAAATGTCGTAAAATCCAAAGAGACGTCAAAACCAATTAGTTGCCAAGATTTATTAACCATTGAAGAAGAAAACGAAGGGGTTGAAGAAGTAGTACAATTCCCCAGTAACACTGATATCATTTCTTCTAACGTTAATTCTTCAAAATTAAGTAGTGATCAGAAAATGATCAAAAAGGGATCTATTCGAACAGAAATATTGGAAGTAAATCCTGTTAATTCTACCGACGATGATGAATCGGACAACGAATCCGTAAAAACTGTAATTAATACATATGAAAAATCTATAGAAACCAATGCAGAAATAATCGTACAAAAGACTAAGCCAAAAattattcaagttttaaatatgCAGTCTCAAAGTGATGTAACATCATTACACGATGGGAAATCAATTCAATCGTCAAAATTGTACAAAAGAATACATGATCGTGAACATGTAGATGCAGACAATAAAAAATCATGTTTAATCCAAGAAACGGATACTAAAAAAGATTACGACAACAAGGAGAATACTAGCGACCTATATGATAGATTTGGACAACATTTGATTAAAGAGGCGACGAACTTTATAAAGAAAGAATCGCCATCTGTTTTGCACAACGAATCGATCGCACAGCTGTTAATACCACCTGAGATCGGTGTAAACCCTTCCAACGAGTGCGCGAATCTTTATCAACAATTTTGCAAGCATCTGGAACGGATGAATATGAACGGAAAGAAACTTTTGATCGAGCCAGACTTCATGAAGGACAACAAAGAAAAGAGCGAGGAAAAGAAATGTGATGTGTCGTTAAGGGAGAAAAAACAGTTGAACGATAAACAAACAAAGCCATTAGTCGAAATATTTTCGGAGAatccaagaaatatagaaaatcTCGTCGAAAAACCAAAAGAGCCacctgttgctgttgctgaaAGCATTGCCATGGATGCTGCATTGAGAAGTAAAATATTAACGAGTATGAATGCTCCGAAAAGCGAGGAGCAGAGGGAAAGGGGTAAGAAATCAGCTAACAAACTGATCAAAATCTCGAGAGAAGCTATGGCCAAAGGAAAATCGCTGATCGAACAGTCTTTCACCAGTTACAATCAGCAATta CACTTCAACGATAGCAGAAGATTTTTCATGGATCTATTGAAGGAGGAACCTGTAAAGGAAGCCGAAAATATTGTCGATCCAACGAAAACTATTGAGAAGATGGATAAAAATATTGCAGATACTTTACAGAATTCTGTTGTAAAAATAGAAAATGCTGCGAGGTTATCTTCATTAGATGATGATGGTAACGTGGATAATGAGGTGTACGACATAGAAAACAGAAATGTCGGAAGGCTGATGAAGAGCTTGGAGATGCAAATTGTCCAACAGAAATGA